A portion of the Saimiri boliviensis isolate mSaiBol1 chromosome 1, mSaiBol1.pri, whole genome shotgun sequence genome contains these proteins:
- the AUP1 gene encoding lipid droplet-regulating VLDL assembly factor AUP1 isoform X1 — protein MPEDSAFPGALAAGREDGGSGGRALLKLQLWSFPQRRGRRGSLTLTGSQVTAFCCSRCCSTRRSGSASSSCASFSGSTSSWSAARCQTASFAGSDAGVWVVSGLGLARRHTITTSCVPRFVVRTMCTLLGLVARQEDSGLRDHSVRVLISNHVTPFDHNIVNLLTTCSTPLLNSPPSFVCWSRGFMEMDGRGELVESLKRFCASTRLPPTPLLLFPEEEATNGREGLLRFSSWPFSIQDVVQPLTLQVQRPLVSVTVSDASWVSELLWSLFVPFTVYQVRWLRPVHRQPGEENEEFALRVQQLVAKELGQTGTRLTPADKAEHMKRQRHPRLRPQSAQSSFPPSPGPSPDMQLATLAQRVKEVLPHVPLGVIQRDLAKTGCVDLTITNLLEGAVAFMPEDITQGTQSLPTASASKFPSSGLVTPQPTVLTFAKSSWARQESLQERKQALYEYARRRFTERQAQEAD, from the exons ATGCCCGAAGACTCCGCCTTCCCAGGAGCCCTTGCGGCCGGGCGCGAAGATGGCGGCAGCGGCGGCCGGGCGCTCCTGAAGCTGCAGTTATGGAGCTTCCCTCAGCGCCGGGGCCGGAGAGGCTCTTTGACTCTCACCG GCTCCCAGGTGACGGCTTTCTGCTGCTCGCGCTGCTGCTCTACGCGCCGGTCGGGTTCTGCCTCCTCGTCCTGCGCCTCTTTCTCGGGATCCACGTCTTCTTGGTCAGCTGCGCGCTGCCAGACAGCGTCCTTCGCAGGTTCAGACGCAGGCGTTTGGGTAGTGTCAGGGCTGGGCCTGGCCCGAAGACACACAATCACCACCTCCTGTGTCCCCAGGTTCGTGGTGCGGACCATGTGTACGCTGCTGGGGCTCGTGGCCCGGCAGGAGGACTCTGGACTCCGGGATCACAGCGTCAGGGTTCTCATTTCCAACCACGTGACACCCTTCGACCACAACATAGTCAATCTGCTTACCACCTGTAGCACC CCTCTACTCAATAGTCCCCCCAGCTTTGTGTGCTGGTCTCGGGGCTTCATGGAGATGGATGGGCGGGGGGAGTTGGTGGAGTCACTCAAGAGATTCTGTGCTTCCACGAGGCTTCCCCCCACCCCTCTGCTGCTATTCCCTGAGGAAGAGGCCACCAATGGCCGGGAGGGGCTCCTGCGTTTCAG TTCCTGGCCATTTTCTATCCAGGATGTGGTACAACCTCTTACCCTGCAAGTTCAGAGACCCCTGGTCTCTGTG ACGGTGTCAGATGCCTCCTGGGTCTCAGAACTGCTGTGGTCACTTTTCGTCCCTTTCACGGTGTATCAAGTAAG GTGGCTTCGTCCTGTTCATCGCCAACCAGGGGAAGAGAATGAGGAATTTGCACTCCGTGTACAACAG CTGGTGGCCAAGGAATTGGGCCAGACAGGGACACGGCTCACTCCAGCAGACAAAGCAGAGCACATGAAGCGACAAAGACACCCCAGATTGCGCCCCCAGTCAG cccagtcttctttccctccctcccctggtcCTTCTCCTGATATGCAGCTGGCAACTCTGGCTCAGAGAGTCAAAGAAGTTTTGCCCCATGTGCCATTGGGTGTCATCCAGAGAGACCTGG CCAAGACTGGCTGTGTAGACTTGACTATCACTAATCTGCTTGAGGGAGCTGTAGCTTTCATGCCTGAAGACATCACCCAGGGAACTCAGTCCCtacccacagcctctgcctccaag TTCCCCAGCTCTGGCCTGGTAACCCCTCAGCCAACAGTCCTAACATTTGCCAAGTCTTCCTGGGCCCGGCAGGAGAGCCTGCAGGAGCGCAAGCAAGCACTATATGAATATGCAAGAAG GAGATTCACAGAGAGACAAGCCCAGGAGGCTGACTGA
- the AUP1 gene encoding lipid droplet-regulating VLDL assembly factor AUP1 isoform X2, with the protein MELPSAPGPERLFDSHRLPGDGFLLLALLLYAPVGFCLLVLRLFLGIHVFLVSCALPDSVLRRFVVRTMCTLLGLVARQEDSGLRDHSVRVLISNHVTPFDHNIVNLLTTCSTPLLNSPPSFVCWSRGFMEMDGRGELVESLKRFCASTRLPPTPLLLFPEEEATNGREGLLRFSSWPFSIQDVVQPLTLQVQRPLVSVTVSDASWVSELLWSLFVPFTVYQVRWLRPVHRQPGEENEEFALRVQQLVAKELGQTGTRLTPADKAEHMKRQRHPRLRPQSAQSSFPPSPGPSPDMQLATLAQRVKEVLPHVPLGVIQRDLAKTGCVDLTITNLLEGAVAFMPEDITQGTQSLPTASASKFPSSGLVTPQPTVLTFAKSSWARQESLQERKQALYEYARRRFTERQAQEAD; encoded by the exons ATGGAGCTTCCCTCAGCGCCGGGGCCGGAGAGGCTCTTTGACTCTCACCG GCTCCCAGGTGACGGCTTTCTGCTGCTCGCGCTGCTGCTCTACGCGCCGGTCGGGTTCTGCCTCCTCGTCCTGCGCCTCTTTCTCGGGATCCACGTCTTCTTGGTCAGCTGCGCGCTGCCAGACAGCGTCCTTCGCAG GTTCGTGGTGCGGACCATGTGTACGCTGCTGGGGCTCGTGGCCCGGCAGGAGGACTCTGGACTCCGGGATCACAGCGTCAGGGTTCTCATTTCCAACCACGTGACACCCTTCGACCACAACATAGTCAATCTGCTTACCACCTGTAGCACC CCTCTACTCAATAGTCCCCCCAGCTTTGTGTGCTGGTCTCGGGGCTTCATGGAGATGGATGGGCGGGGGGAGTTGGTGGAGTCACTCAAGAGATTCTGTGCTTCCACGAGGCTTCCCCCCACCCCTCTGCTGCTATTCCCTGAGGAAGAGGCCACCAATGGCCGGGAGGGGCTCCTGCGTTTCAG TTCCTGGCCATTTTCTATCCAGGATGTGGTACAACCTCTTACCCTGCAAGTTCAGAGACCCCTGGTCTCTGTG ACGGTGTCAGATGCCTCCTGGGTCTCAGAACTGCTGTGGTCACTTTTCGTCCCTTTCACGGTGTATCAAGTAAG GTGGCTTCGTCCTGTTCATCGCCAACCAGGGGAAGAGAATGAGGAATTTGCACTCCGTGTACAACAG CTGGTGGCCAAGGAATTGGGCCAGACAGGGACACGGCTCACTCCAGCAGACAAAGCAGAGCACATGAAGCGACAAAGACACCCCAGATTGCGCCCCCAGTCAG cccagtcttctttccctccctcccctggtcCTTCTCCTGATATGCAGCTGGCAACTCTGGCTCAGAGAGTCAAAGAAGTTTTGCCCCATGTGCCATTGGGTGTCATCCAGAGAGACCTGG CCAAGACTGGCTGTGTAGACTTGACTATCACTAATCTGCTTGAGGGAGCTGTAGCTTTCATGCCTGAAGACATCACCCAGGGAACTCAGTCCCtacccacagcctctgcctccaag TTCCCCAGCTCTGGCCTGGTAACCCCTCAGCCAACAGTCCTAACATTTGCCAAGTCTTCCTGGGCCCGGCAGGAGAGCCTGCAGGAGCGCAAGCAAGCACTATATGAATATGCAAGAAG GAGATTCACAGAGAGACAAGCCCAGGAGGCTGACTGA
- the DQX1 gene encoding ATP-dependent RNA helicase DQX1 isoform X2: MASQLLRLAEEYGPSPRESEVAVNPFDGLPFSSRYYELLEQRQALPIWAARFTFLEQLESNPTGVVLVSGEPGSGKSTQIPQWCAEFALARGFQKGQVTVTQPYPLAARSLALRVADEMDLTLGHEVGYSIPQEDCTGPNTLLRFCWDRLLLQEVASTRGTGAWDVLVLDEAQERSVASDSLQGLLQDAKLENLPGDLRVVVVTDPAFEPKLRDFWGNPPVVHIPREPGERPSSIYQDTLPSDRVEAACQAVLELCQKEAPGDVLVYLPSEEEISLCCESLSRKVESLPLQGLPPRVLPLHPDCGQAVQAVYEDMDARKVVVTHWLADFSFSLPSIRHVIDSGLELRSVYNPRIRAEFQVLRPISKCQAEARQLRARGFPPGSCLCLYPKSFLELEAPPLPQPRVCEENLSSLLLLLKRRQIAEPGECHFLDQPAPEALMQALEDLDYLAALDDDGDLSDLGVILSEFPLAPELAKALLASCEFDCVDEMLTLAAMLTGGADEAWCQARGLNWASLCQAHKLRGELLELMQQIELPLSQPAFGSEQNRRDLQKALVSGYFLKVARDTDGTGNYLLLTHKHVAQLSSYCCYRSRSRRAPARPPPWVLYHNFTISKDNCLSIVSEIQPQMLVELAPPYFLSNLPPSESKDLLNQLKEGMTDSSAGSESSSAQEFRDPCVLQ; the protein is encoded by the exons ATGGCCTCTCAGCTTCTCAGGCTGGCAGAAGAGTATGGCCCAAGTCCTAGGGAGTCTGAAGTGGCTGTGAACCcctttgatgggcttcccttctCTTCCCGCTACTATGAGCTGCTGGAACAGCGCCAAGCCTTGCCCATCTGGGCTGCTCGCTTTACCTTCTTGGAGCAGTTGGAGAGTAACCCCACTGGAGTGGTGCTGGTATCTGGGGAGCCTGGTTCTGGCAAGAGCACCCAG ATTCCTCAGTGGTGTGCAGAGTTTGCGCTGGCCAGAGGGTTCCAGAAAGGACAGGTTACTGTCACGCAGCCCTACCCTCTTGCAGCCCGGAGCCTGGCTCTGCGGGTTGCTGATGAGATGGATCTGACCTTGGGTCATGAGGTTGGATACAGCATCCCCCAGGAGGACTGCACGGGGCCCAACACTCTGCTCAG GTTCTGCTGGGACAGGCTACTTCTGCAGGAGGTGGCCTCGACCCGGGGCACTGGAGCCTGGGACGTACTAGTACTAGATGAGGCTCAGGAGCGGTCGGTGGCATCGGATTCACTCCAGGGGCTACTGCAAGATGCCAAGCTGGAAAACCTTCCGGGGGACCTCAGAGTGGTTGTGGTTACTGACCCAGCCTTTGAACCTAAGCTCCGAGACTTCTGGGGCAATCCTCCTGTTGTGCATATACCCAGAGAGCCTGGCGAGAGACCTTCGTCCATCTACCAGGACACCCTCCCCTCTGACCGGGTGGAAGCTGCCTGCCAAGCAGTGCTTGAATTGTGTCAGAAGGAGGCTCCAGGAGACGTGCTAGTGtacctgcccagtgaggag GAAATTTCCCTGTGCTGTGAATCCTTGTCCAGGAAGGTAGAGTCCCTGCCTCTCCAAGGGCTTCCACCACGAGTACTGCCCCTTCACCCAGACTGTGGACAAGCCGTTCAGGCTGTGTATGAGGACATGGATGCCCGAAAGGTCGTGGTCACTCACTGGCTGGCtgacttctctttctccctcccttccatccGACATGTCATCGACTCAGGACTGGAGCTCCGAAGT GTTTACAACCCTAGGATCCGAGCAGAATTCCAAGTGTTGAGGCCAATCAGCAAGTGTCAGGCAGAGGCAAGACAACTGCGGGCAAGAGGGTTCCCACCAG GATCCTGCCTCTGCCTGTATCCTAAGTCCTTCTTAGAACTAGAAGCTCCTCCATTGCCCCAACCCAGGGTGTGTGAGGAGAATCTGAGCTCCCTGTTGTTACTACTAAAAAGGAGACAGATTGCAGAGCCAGGGGAGTGTCACTtcctagaccagcctg CTCCAGAGGCATTGATGCAGGCCCTGGAAGATTTAGACTATCTGGCAGCCCTGGATGATGATGGAGACCTGTCAGATCTAGGTGTCATCCTATCAGAGTTCCCTCTGGCTCCTGAGCTGGCCAAAGCCCTGCTGGCCTCATGCGAGTTTGACTGTGTGGACGAGATGCTCACCCTGGCTGCCATGCTCACAG GTGGAGCAGATGAGGCTTGGTGCCAGGCTCGAGGTCTGAATTGGGCGTCATTGTGCCAAGCCCATAAACTTCGGGGAGAGCTCCTAGAACTCATGCAACAAATTGAACTTCCCTTGTCCCAACCAGCCTTTGGCTCTGAACAGAATCGCAGAGACCTTCAGAAAGCACTGGTGTCAGGATACTTTCTCAAG GTGGCCAGAGACACAGATGGGACTGGAAATTACCTACTCCTAACCCATAAGCATGTGGCCCAGCTCTCCTCATACTGCTGCTACCGAAGCCGAAGCCGCAGGGCTCCTGCCAGACCCCCACCATGGGTGCTCTACCACAATTTCACCATATCCAAAGACAACTGCCTTTCCATTGTTTCTGAGATCCAACCACAGAT GCTGGTGGAATTGGCCCCTCCATACTTCCTGAGTAACTTGCCTCCCAGTGAGAGCAAAGACCTCCTGAACCAGCTAAAGGAAGGAATGACAGATTCTTCAGCAGGGAGCGAATCAtcctcagcccaggagttcagagatCCCTGTGTCCTGCAGTGA
- the DQX1 gene encoding ATP-dependent RNA helicase DQX1 isoform X1 — protein sequence MASQLLRLAEEYGPSPRESEVAVNPFDGLPFSSRYYELLEQRQALPIWAARFTFLEQLESNPTGVVLVSGEPGSGKSTQIPQWCAEFALARGFQKGQVTVTQPYPLAARSLALRVADEMDLTLGHEVGYSIPQEDCTGPNTLLRFCWDRLLLQEVASTRGTGAWDVLVLDEAQERSVASDSLQGLLQDAKLENLPGDLRVVVVTDPAFEPKLRDFWGNPPVVHIPREPGERPSSIYQDTLPSDRVEAACQAVLELCQKEAPGDVLVYLPSEEEISLCCESLSRKVESLPLQGLPPRVLPLHPDCGQAVQAVYEDMDARKVVVTHWLADFSFSLPSIRHVIDSGLELRSVYNPRIRAEFQVLRPISKCQAEARQLRARGFPPGSCLCLYPKSFLELEAPPLPQPRVCEENLSSLLLLLKRRQIAEPGECHFLDQPAPEALMQALEDLDYLAALDDDGDLSDLGVILSEFPLAPELAKALLASCEFDCVDEMLTLAAMLTAAPGFTRPPLCAEEAALRRALEHTDGDHSSLIQVYEAFIQSGADEAWCQARGLNWASLCQAHKLRGELLELMQQIELPLSQPAFGSEQNRRDLQKALVSGYFLKVARDTDGTGNYLLLTHKHVAQLSSYCCYRSRSRRAPARPPPWVLYHNFTISKDNCLSIVSEIQPQMLVELAPPYFLSNLPPSESKDLLNQLKEGMTDSSAGSESSSAQEFRDPCVLQ from the exons ATGGCCTCTCAGCTTCTCAGGCTGGCAGAAGAGTATGGCCCAAGTCCTAGGGAGTCTGAAGTGGCTGTGAACCcctttgatgggcttcccttctCTTCCCGCTACTATGAGCTGCTGGAACAGCGCCAAGCCTTGCCCATCTGGGCTGCTCGCTTTACCTTCTTGGAGCAGTTGGAGAGTAACCCCACTGGAGTGGTGCTGGTATCTGGGGAGCCTGGTTCTGGCAAGAGCACCCAG ATTCCTCAGTGGTGTGCAGAGTTTGCGCTGGCCAGAGGGTTCCAGAAAGGACAGGTTACTGTCACGCAGCCCTACCCTCTTGCAGCCCGGAGCCTGGCTCTGCGGGTTGCTGATGAGATGGATCTGACCTTGGGTCATGAGGTTGGATACAGCATCCCCCAGGAGGACTGCACGGGGCCCAACACTCTGCTCAG GTTCTGCTGGGACAGGCTACTTCTGCAGGAGGTGGCCTCGACCCGGGGCACTGGAGCCTGGGACGTACTAGTACTAGATGAGGCTCAGGAGCGGTCGGTGGCATCGGATTCACTCCAGGGGCTACTGCAAGATGCCAAGCTGGAAAACCTTCCGGGGGACCTCAGAGTGGTTGTGGTTACTGACCCAGCCTTTGAACCTAAGCTCCGAGACTTCTGGGGCAATCCTCCTGTTGTGCATATACCCAGAGAGCCTGGCGAGAGACCTTCGTCCATCTACCAGGACACCCTCCCCTCTGACCGGGTGGAAGCTGCCTGCCAAGCAGTGCTTGAATTGTGTCAGAAGGAGGCTCCAGGAGACGTGCTAGTGtacctgcccagtgaggag GAAATTTCCCTGTGCTGTGAATCCTTGTCCAGGAAGGTAGAGTCCCTGCCTCTCCAAGGGCTTCCACCACGAGTACTGCCCCTTCACCCAGACTGTGGACAAGCCGTTCAGGCTGTGTATGAGGACATGGATGCCCGAAAGGTCGTGGTCACTCACTGGCTGGCtgacttctctttctccctcccttccatccGACATGTCATCGACTCAGGACTGGAGCTCCGAAGT GTTTACAACCCTAGGATCCGAGCAGAATTCCAAGTGTTGAGGCCAATCAGCAAGTGTCAGGCAGAGGCAAGACAACTGCGGGCAAGAGGGTTCCCACCAG GATCCTGCCTCTGCCTGTATCCTAAGTCCTTCTTAGAACTAGAAGCTCCTCCATTGCCCCAACCCAGGGTGTGTGAGGAGAATCTGAGCTCCCTGTTGTTACTACTAAAAAGGAGACAGATTGCAGAGCCAGGGGAGTGTCACTtcctagaccagcctg CTCCAGAGGCATTGATGCAGGCCCTGGAAGATTTAGACTATCTGGCAGCCCTGGATGATGATGGAGACCTGTCAGATCTAGGTGTCATCCTATCAGAGTTCCCTCTGGCTCCTGAGCTGGCCAAAGCCCTGCTGGCCTCATGCGAGTTTGACTGTGTGGACGAGATGCTCACCCTGGCTGCCATGCTCACAG CTGCCCCTGGGTTTACCCGTCCTCCACTCTGTGCAGAAGAAGCTGCCCTGCGTCGGGCCCTGGAACACACAGATGGTGACCACAGCTCTCTGATCCAGGTGTATGAAGCCTTTATACAAA GTGGAGCAGATGAGGCTTGGTGCCAGGCTCGAGGTCTGAATTGGGCGTCATTGTGCCAAGCCCATAAACTTCGGGGAGAGCTCCTAGAACTCATGCAACAAATTGAACTTCCCTTGTCCCAACCAGCCTTTGGCTCTGAACAGAATCGCAGAGACCTTCAGAAAGCACTGGTGTCAGGATACTTTCTCAAG GTGGCCAGAGACACAGATGGGACTGGAAATTACCTACTCCTAACCCATAAGCATGTGGCCCAGCTCTCCTCATACTGCTGCTACCGAAGCCGAAGCCGCAGGGCTCCTGCCAGACCCCCACCATGGGTGCTCTACCACAATTTCACCATATCCAAAGACAACTGCCTTTCCATTGTTTCTGAGATCCAACCACAGAT GCTGGTGGAATTGGCCCCTCCATACTTCCTGAGTAACTTGCCTCCCAGTGAGAGCAAAGACCTCCTGAACCAGCTAAAGGAAGGAATGACAGATTCTTCAGCAGGGAGCGAATCAtcctcagcccaggagttcagagatCCCTGTGTCCTGCAGTGA
- the TLX2 gene encoding T-cell leukemia homeobox protein 2 — protein MEPGMLGPHNLPHHEPISFGIDQILSGPETPGGGLGQGRAGQSHGESGAFSGGYHGASGYGAAGSLAPLPGSSGVGPGGVIRVPAHRPLPVPPPAGGAPAVPGPSGLGSAGGLAGLTFPWMDSGRRFAKDRLTAALSPFSGTRRIGHPYQNRTPPKRKKPRTSFSRSQVLELERRFLRQKYLASAERAALAKALRMTDAQVKTWFQNRRTKWRRQTAEEREAERHRAGRLLLHLQQDALPRPLRPPLPPDPLCLHNSSLFALQNLQPWAEDNKVASVSGLASVV, from the exons ATGGAGCCGGGGATGCTGGGTCCACACAACCTTCCACACCACGAGCCAATCAGCTTCGGCATCGATCAGATCCTGAGCGGCCCCGAAACCCCGGGGGGCGGCCTAGGCCAGGGTCGTGCAGGCCAGAGTCATGGGGAGAGTGGGGCGTTCTCGGGTGGATACCACGGAGCTTCGGGCTACGGTGCCGCGGGCTCACTGGCCCCGCTGCCCGGCAGCTCCGGAGTGGGCCCGGGTGGCGTGATCCGTGTCCCCGCGCACCGCCCGCTGCCTGTGCCACCGCCCGCGGGGGGGGCACCTGCGGTGCCTGGGCCCTCGGGTTTGGGCAGCGCCGGAGGCCTAGCGGGACTCACCTTTCCCTGGATGGACAGCGGCCGCCGCTTTGCCAAGGACCGGCTCACGG CCGCGCTCTCGCCCTTCTCGGGGACGCGCCGCATAGGCCATCCCTACCAAAACAGGACCCCTCCGAAGCGGAAGAAGCCGCGCACGTCCTTCTCCCGCTCGCAGGTGCTGGAGCTGGAGCGGCGCTTCCTGCGCCAGAAGTACCTGGCCTCGGCGGAGAGGGCGGCGCTGGCCAAGGCCTTGCGCATGACCGACGCGCAGGTCAAAACGTGGTTCCAGAACCGACGCACCAAGTGGCG GCGCCAGACGGCGGAAGAGCGCGAGGCTGAGCGGCACCGCGCCGGCCGGCTGCTCCTGCACCTGCAGCAGGACGCGCTGCCACGGCCGCTGCGGCCGCCGCTGCCCCCGGACCCCCTCTGCCTGCACAACTCGTCGCTCTTCGCGCTGCAGAACCTACAGCCCTGGGCCGAGGACAACAAAGTGGCTTCCGTGTCTGGGCTCGCCTCGGTGGTGTGA